The following proteins come from a genomic window of Diceros bicornis minor isolate mBicDic1 chromosome 4, mDicBic1.mat.cur, whole genome shotgun sequence:
- the CENPL gene encoding centromere protein L, with translation MDSCDTPESTPRQSASSRLKDYFIGATPLQKRLESVRRQTSFVPTPPRRKIPQCSQLQEDVDPQKVAFLLHKQWTLYSLTPLYKFSYTNLKEYSKLLSAFIAAEKQKGRAVEVGEDFDIKVIFSALLGMKGTQRDPEAFLVQILSKSQLPSENREGKVLWTGWFCCIFGDSLLETVSEDFTCLPLFLANGAETNTALIGTWFQKTFDCYFSPLAINAYNLSWMAAMWTACKMDHYMATTEFLWSVPCSPQSLDISYAVHPEDAKALWDSVHTTPGEVTQEEVDLFMDCLYSHFHRHFKIHLSATRLVRVSTSVASAHTDGKIKILCHKYLIGVLAYLTELAIFQIE, from the exons atggattCTTGTGATACACCAGAATCGACTCCTAGACAAAGTGCCTCCTCAAGGCTTAAAGACTACTTTATAGGTGCCACTCCTCTGCAGAAACGATTAgagtcagtcaggaggcagactTCATTTGTCCCCACTCCACCTCGAAGGAAAATTCCCCAGTGTTCACAGTTGCAG GAAGATGTTGATCCTCAAAAGGTTGCATTCCTTCTACATAAACAATGGACTTTATATAGTTTAACTCCCCTATATAAATTCTCCTATACTAATCTCAAAGAGTATTCTAAACTTCTGAGTGCATTTATTGCTGCTGAAAAGCAAAAAGGACGTGCTGTAGAAGTGGGAGAAGACTTCGACATCAAAGTGATTTTCTCTGCTCTCTTAGGAATGAAAGGAACACAAAGAGACCCTGAAGCATTTCTTGTCCAG atTCTGTCAAAATCTCAATTGCCATCTGAGAACAGAGAAGGCAAAGTGTTGTGGACTGGTTGGTTCTGCTGTATATTTGGAGACAGTCTTCTGGAGACTGTTTCAGAAGATTTCACCTGTCTACCCTTATTCCTTGCAAATGGAGCAGAGACTAATACAGCCCTAATTGGAACCTGGTTTCAGAAAACTTTTGACTGTTATTTCAGTCCCTTAGCAATCAATGCTTATAATCTTTCCTGGATGGCTGCTATGTGGACTGCATGCAAAATGGACCATTATATGGCTACTACTGAATTTCTTTGGTCTGTACCCTGTAGCCCTCAAAGTCTGGACATTTCTTATGCCGTACATCCGGAGGATGCAAAAGCTTTGTGGGACAGTGTGCACACAACACCTGGGGAAGTTACTCAGGAGGAAGTTGACTTATTTATGGACTGCCTTTATTCACATTTCCATAGGCATTTCAAAATTCATTTATCAGCCACAAGATTGGTTCGTGTTTCAACATCTGTAGCTTCAGCACATACTGATGGAAAAATAAAG attctgtGTCATAAATACCTTATTGGAGTGTTGGCATATTTGACAGAACTGGCAATTTTTCAAATTGAGTGA